In the genome of Oncorhynchus mykiss isolate Arlee chromosome 18, USDA_OmykA_1.1, whole genome shotgun sequence, one region contains:
- the sall3b gene encoding LOW QUALITY PROTEIN: sal-like protein 3b (The sequence of the model RefSeq protein was modified relative to this genomic sequence to represent the inferred CDS: deleted 2 bases in 1 codon), whose translation MSRRKQAKPQHLKLDEEALQTDVATEHALLEGMDEEERRSGIEETHVCRNIAEYFTWAELYEHQRSCTEDLPQVLIVKEDERIPEPEGSPAGSSPTLSLAILSLAHRDSADMESADGGLELVEPMNYNDNDSTDVLEEMNMGEKEDESMEVEQQHHGKYKSSSSQSPPDITELAIPSAQSSSVTSSMPSTNVTLEILHGTRVAVAQFSQSLHSSGAGGKAATAAIPVILEHLLALQEQQVHQLQLIEQIRSQVAFMNRQPTQTALNPVSRALSLAPNPFPSQGLIAPPVLPLSGTIPSAVNGQASVSSASVLERSHTLSKQTSYGQAHMRDARCTSAPSDNSAPPPTSCNNISSLHPPCMGSYSHTSSSCTQTLTSSSPLSMQDQSNSLLSSPSSLPFLPQSPPSSVIFPNPLASIAATTNALDPLSALMKHHRNGKLPSVSMFDTKPSPEEPFFKHKCRFCAKVFGSDSALQIHLRSHTGERPFKCNLCGNRFSTKGNLKVHFQRHKEKYPRVQMNPYPVPEYLDNVPTSSGIPYGMSFPPEKTGATWLDSKPVSATVPTSMGIQLPFTLTTMGSSSGSLSVTPPIKSPFRPSPALSECVSLSLNTTGNETSVPTALESPQSNQEGESSHVLKAEEIHLSQNWMTRPRVSPLTVATSKAMTITTSTPEPSALTSNFSPLSLASDPFKAKFPFGGLLDSMQTSETSKLQQLVENIDKKITDPNQCILCHRVLSCQSALKMHYRIHTGERPFKCKVCGRAFTTKGNLNTHIGVHRANPPLRVQHSCPICQKKFTNAVVLQQHIRMHMGGQISNSPLMDCLQDLDNDLSFHEKNFDSLNKYDNDLMYDNSMGEEEDDDEEEEEVENMEGGVDTLNPLSSVSSSSPNSDAVVFSIAALENQMKMIDSTMNLNHSFGLKSMMNGFMDSERHAAIHSSIVGEGQNHNAAGSPTVSESSTCIHVPVSPAQSNSEVHLCNSPSGKHSGESQEITASVKSEQFDSSTSTPVLENGVTLDLRGLQPNRQCVKQESPYSTLFLSKERGSSQSIPSLITSIAPRMIKSEMNGHHRPMNFNEGLHHPFGLQVPAAPPSLVSPGITSLLGPPQLRRTPKQHNCHACGKNFSSASALQIHERTHTGEKPFGCSICGRAFTTKGNLKVHMGTHMWNNAPARRGRRLSVENPLALLGGEAAMKFGEMFQKDLTERAMNVDPGFWNRYASAITNGLAMKKNEISVIQNGGILQLYPMTAGMDRVSTGGSPPMTSLGKTAMDLGINRPDFSLLIGDSKEIEIN comes from the exons ATGTCCCGCCGCAAGCAAGCGAAGCCACAACATCTCAAATTGGACGAAGAAGCGTTGCAAACCGACGTCGCCACAGAACATG CTCTATTGGAGGGAATGGATGAGGAGGAGCGCCGCAGTGGCATTGAGGAAACCCATGTGTGTAGAAACATTGCTGAGTACTTCACCTGGGCCGAACTGTATGAGCACCAGAGAAGCTGCACAGAGGACCTTCCTCAGGTCCTCATTGTGAAGGAAGATGAGAGGATCCCTGAACCTGAGGGGTCCCCAGCTGGATCCTCTCCAACCCTCAGCCTGGCCATTCTTAGCCTGGCCCACAGGGACTCAGCAGACATGGAGTCAGCGGACGGGGGCCTTGAACTGGTGGAGCCTATGAATTATAATGATAATGACAGCACAGATGTGTTAGAGGAGATGAACATGGGTGAGAAGGAGGATGAATCCATGGAGGTGGAGCAGCAGCACCACGGCAAATATAAGTCATCTAGCTCCCAGAGTCCCCCAGATATAACTGAGTTGGCTATCCCTTCAGCTCAGTCGTCCTCTGTGACTAGCAGCATGCCCAGTACGAACGTAACACTGGAGATCCTCCACGGTACCCGGGTGGCTGTTGCCCAGTTCTCCCAGAGCCTCCACAGTAGTGGGGCAGGAGGGAAGGCGGCCACAGCGGCCATCCCAGTGATCCTAGAGCACCTGCTGGCTTTGCAGGAGCAACAGGTCCACCAGTTGCAGCTTATTGAGCAGATCCGTAGCCAGGTGGCCTTCATGAACAGACAGCCCACACAAACAGCACTAAACCCAGTCTCCAGGGCCCTATCACTGGCACCAAACCCTTTCCCCTCCCAAGGCCTCATTGCTCCCCCTGTCCTACCACTGTCTGGGACCATACCCTCTGCTGTTAATGGACAAGCGTCTGTGTCTTCGGCATCTGTGCTTGAAAGGTCCCACACACTCTCCAAACAAACGTCATATGGACAGGCCCACATGAGAGACGCTAGATGTACCTCAGCTCCCTCTGACAACTCTGCCCCTCCCCCTACTAGCTGCAACAATATTTCCTCATTACATCCTCCCTGCATGGGTTCATACTCACACACAAGCAGTAGCTGTACTCAGACCCTGACCTCGTCCAGCCCACTCTCCATGCAGGACCAGAGCAACAGTCTCCTCAGCTCACCATCCAGCCTGCCGTTTCTACCTCAGAGCCCCCCCAGCAGTGTCATCTTCCCCAACCCCCTGGCCAGCATCGCAGCCACGACTAATGCCCTCGACCCCCTCTCCGCCCTGATGAAGCACCACCGGAATGGCAAGCTGCCCAGTGTGTCCATGTTCGACACCAAGCCCAGCCCCGAGGAGCCCTTTTTCAAGCATAAGTGCAGGTTCTGCGCCAAAGTGTTTGGCAGCGACAGCGCGCTGCAGATCCACCTGCGCTCTCACACCGGGGAGAGGCCCTTCAAGTGCAACCTCTGCGGCAATCGCTTCTCCACTAAAGGGAACCTGAAAGTCCACTTCCAGAGACACAAAGAAAAGTATCCCCGTGTTCAGATGAACCCTTATCCAGTGCCGGAATATTTAGACAATGTGCCAACGAGCTCTGGCATTCCCTATGGCATGTCATTCCCTCCTGAAAAAACAGGAGCCACTTGGCTGGATAGCAAGCCTGTTTCAGCGACGGTACCCACCTCTATGGGCATTCAGCTTCCCTTCACTCTCACTACTATGGGAAGCTCAAGTGGATCTCTAAGTGTCACACCACCCATCAAATCTCCTTTTAGGCCTTCCCCAGCCTTAAGTGAATGTGTGTCTTTGTCGCTGAACACTACAGGCAATGAAACTAGTGTTCCCACAGCTTTAGAGTCTCCACAGTCTAATCAGGAGGGGGAATCCTCCCATGTCTTGAAAGCAGAGGAAATTCATCTGTCCCAGAACTGGATGACTAGACCCAGGGTGAGTCCACTTACTGTGGCAACAAGTAAAGCCATGACTATTACCACATCCACACCTGAGCCCAGTGCTCTGACTTCCAACTTTTCACCACTTTCCCTGGCCTCTGACCCGTTCAAAGCAAAGTTTCCATTCGGTGGCCTCCTGGACTCTATGCAAACGTCAGAGACCTCAAAGCTCCAGCAGCTGGTGGAGAACATAGACAAGAAGATAACAGACCCCAACCAGTGTATCCTCTGTCACCGCGTGCTCAGCTGCCAAAGCGCGCTGAAGATGCACTACCGTATCCACACTGGGGAGAGGCCCTTTAAATGTAAGGTGTGTGGCAGGGCTTTCACCACCAAAGGAAATCTGAATACCCACATTGGTGTCCACAGAGCAAACCCTCCTCTCCGGGTTCAACATTCATGCCCCATCTGCCAGAAAAAGTTCACCAACGCTGTAGTTCTACAGCAGCACATCCGCATGCATATGGGAGGTCAGATCTCAAACTCACCCTTAATGGACTGCCTACAGGACCTCGACAATGATCTCTCCTTCCACGAGAAGAACTTTGACAGCCTGAATAAATATGACAATGACCTCATGTATGACAACTCCatgggggaggaagaggatgatgatgaagaagaagaagaggtagAAAATATGGAGGGGGGTGTTGATACCCTTAATCCCCTGAGCTCTGTCTCTAGTTCTTCTCCCAactctgatgctgttgtcttcagCATAGCTGCACTGGAGAACCAAATGAAAATGATAGACTCCACCATGAACCTAAACCACTCCTTTGGGCTAAAGTCAATGATGAATGGTTTTATGGACAGTGAGCGCCATGCTGCTATCCACTCCTCTATAGTGGGAGAAGGACAGAATCACAATGCAGCCGGCAGCCCAACTGTGTCTGAATCGTCCACCTGTATTCATGTACCAGTGTCACCTGCGCAAAGCAATTCTGAGGTCCACCTCTGCAATTCCCCATCTGGGAAGCACAGTGGAGAGTCCCAAGAGATCACAGCCTCAGTGAAGAGTGAGCAATTTGATTCGTCCACCTCAACTCCGGTACTGGAAAATGGAGTGACTTTGGATCTGAGAGGGTTGCAACCTAACAGGCAGTGTGTGAAACAGGAGAGTCCTTACAGTACGCTGTTCCTGAGTAAAGAACGTG GTTCCAGCCAAAGCATTCCTAGCCTGATTACCAGCATTGCGCCAAGGATGATCAAATCTGAAATGAATGGGCACCATCGACCAATGAACTTCAACGAGGGGCTGCATCATCCATTTGGCCTCCAGGTCCCTGCTGCTCCTCCATCTCTGGTGAGCCCAGGAATCACCTCTCTGCTTGGGCCACCTCAACTTCGACGGACCCCGAAGCAACACAACTGCCATGCGTGTGGAAAGAACTTCTCCTCAGCCAGTGCTCTACAGATCCATGAGCGGacccacacaggggagaaacctttcGGTTGCTCCATCTGTGGCAGGGCATTCACAACTAAAGGAAACCTGAAG GTACACATGGGCACTCATATGTGGAACAACGCACCAGCCAGAAGAGGCAGGCGTCTGTCGGTGGAGAACCCCTTGGCCTTGCTGGGTGGGGAAGCTGCCATGAAGTTCGGAGAGATGTTTCAGAAGGACCTGACGGAACGGGCCATGAACGTGGATCCAGGGTTCTGGAACCGCTACGCATCAGCTATAACCAACGGCCTAGCCATGAAGAAGAATGAGATCTCAGTGATCCAGAatgggggtattctacagctttATCCCATGACGGCAGGCATGGACAGAGTCAGCACTGGGGGTAGCCCACCAATGACCAGTCTTGGAAAGACAGCCATGGACCTTGGAATTAACCGACCCGAC TTTTCTTTGTTAATTGGTGACAGTAAAGAGATTGAGATCAATTAA